One window of Dendropsophus ebraccatus isolate aDenEbr1 chromosome 13, aDenEbr1.pat, whole genome shotgun sequence genomic DNA carries:
- the LOC138770374 gene encoding mothers against decapentaplegic homolog 4-like isoform X4 has protein sequence MSLTPPNSSDACLSIVHSLMCHRQGGDNEGFAKRAIESLVKKLKEKKDELDSLITAITTNGVHPSKCVTIQRTLDGRLQVAGRKGFPHVIYARLWRWPDLHKNELKHVKFCQYAFDLKYDSVCVNPYHYERVVSPGIGLSIQSSGTPCRPVKEEYSNDCDMDPPQCLAAAQDLPPSMNHGSLPQMPQADSYRPTLPPLALPKSPQTAVGMYPNIPISPSVAPGCPLSSLTHGEAILPMVPPQQMVSTSPPSTPNHSSQSNGYPSPPKQPYHRPLHQSSPQYSHPVSNHPGPEFWCSVAYFEMDVQVGEIFKVPSNCPVVTVDGYVDPSGGDRFCLGQLSNVHRTDTSERARLHIGKGVQLECRGEGDVWMRCLSDHAVFVQSYYLDREAGRAPGDAVHKIYPGAYIKVFDLRQCHRQMQQQAATAQAAAAAQAAAVAGTIPGPGSVGGIAPAVSLSAAAGIGVDDLRRLCILRLSFVKGWGPDYPRQSIKQTPCWIEVHLHRALQLLDEVLHTLPMADPNSVN, from the exons ATGTCACTCACCCCCCCGAACAGCAGTGATGCCTGCCTCAGCATTGTGCACAGTCTGATGTGCCACCGCCAGGGAGGGGACAACGAGGGGTTTGCCAAGCGAGCCATCGAGAGTCTAGTCAAGAAGCTGAAGGAGAAGAAAGATGAGCTGGACTCCCTGATAACGGCCATCACCACCAACGGGGTCCACCCCAGCAAGTGCGTCACCATCCAGAGGACCCTCGACGGGAGACTGCAG GTTGCTGGCAGGAAAGGCTTCCCCCATGTGATTTACGCTCGGCTCTGGCGCTGGCCGGATTTGCACAAGAATGAGCTGAAACACGTAAAGTTCTGCCAGTATGCGTTTGACCTGAAGTatgacagtgtgtgtgtgaaccCGTATCACTATGAGCGGGTGGTGTCCCCGGGCATCG GGCTGAGTATTCAGAGCTCAG GCACGCCGTGCCGGCCGGTGAAGGAGGAGTACTCCAATGACTGTGACATGGATCCCCCCCAATGCCTGGCAGCCGCCCAGGACCTGCCACCGTCCATGAACCATGGCTCACTACCTCAGATGCCTCAAGCAGACTCCTACCGACCAACACTTCCTCCTCTAGCATTGCCCAAGAGCCCCCAAACAGCTGTGGGCATGTACCCCAATATACCCATCTCACCCTCAG TGGCCCCTGGATGCCCCCTGTCTTCGCTGACACACGGTGAGGCCATCTTACCCATGGTTCCTCCTCAGCAGATGGTCTCCACCTCTCCCCCTTCTACACCGAACCACAGCTCTCAGAGTAACGGCTACCCGTCCCCCCCCAAGCAGCCGTATCACA GGCCTCTTCACCAGAGTTCTCCGCAGTACTCCCACCCTGTCTCCAATCACCCCg GCCCCGAGTTCTGGTGTTCGGTCGCATATTTTGAAATGGACGTTCAGGTGGGAGAGATCTTCAAAGTGCCATCAAACTGTCCGGTGGTGACCGTGGACGGATACGTGGACCCGTCCGGAGGGGATCGCTTCTGCCTCGGACAGCTGTCCAATGTGCATCGTACAGATACTAGTGAGCGGGCCAG GCTGCACATTGGGAAAGGCGTCCAGTTAGAGTGCCGCGGCGAGGGCGACGTCTGGATGAGGTGTCTGAGTGATCACGCTGTGTTTGTCCAGAGCTACTACCTGGACAGAGAGGCGGGCAGAGCTCCGGGGGACGCCGTGCACAAGATTTACCCCGGGGCTTATATAAAG GTGTTTGACCTGCGGCAGTGTCATCGACAAATGCAGCAACAGGCGGCCACAGCacaggcggcagcagcagcccagGCAGCAGCAGTGGCCGGAACAATCCCAGGCCCAGGATCTGTGGGTGGCATCGCACCAGCTGTCA GCCTCTCAGCAGCTGCCGGTATCGGTGTTGATGATCTCCGCCGCCTCTGTATCCTCCGCCTCAGTTTTGTTAAGGGCTGGGGCCCCGACTACCCCCGCCAGAGCATCAAACAGACGCCATGCTGGATAGAGGTTCACCTACACAGAGCGCTCCAGCTTCTAGACGAAGTCCTTCATACCTTGCCAATGGCGGATCCTAATTCTGTCAACTAA
- the LOC138770374 gene encoding mothers against decapentaplegic homolog 4-like isoform X1 has translation MSLTPPNSSDACLSIVHSLMCHRQGGDNEGFAKRAIESLVKKLKEKKDELDSLITAITTNGVHPSKCVTIQRTLDGRLQVAGRKGFPHVIYARLWRWPDLHKNELKHVKFCQYAFDLKYDSVCVNPYHYERVVSPGIGLSIQSSGTPCRPVKEEYSNDCDMDPPQCLAAAQDLPPSMNHGSLPQMPQADSYRPTLPPLALPKSPQTAVGMYPNIPISPSVAPGCPLSSLTHGEAILPMVPPQQMVSTSPPSTPNHSSQSNGYPSPPKQPYHSEYSATWTGSNTAAYAPSPAPPANGRGSQQPPLHHPNHYWPLHQSSPQYSHPVSNHPGPEFWCSVAYFEMDVQVGEIFKVPSNCPVVTVDGYVDPSGGDRFCLGQLSNVHRTDTSERARLHIGKGVQLECRGEGDVWMRCLSDHAVFVQSYYLDREAGRAPGDAVHKIYPGAYIKVFDLRQCHRQMQQQAATAQAAAAAQAAAVAGTIPGPGSVGGIAPAVSLSAAAGIGVDDLRRLCILRLSFVKGWGPDYPRQSIKQTPCWIEVHLHRALQLLDEVLHTLPMADPNSVN, from the exons ATGTCACTCACCCCCCCGAACAGCAGTGATGCCTGCCTCAGCATTGTGCACAGTCTGATGTGCCACCGCCAGGGAGGGGACAACGAGGGGTTTGCCAAGCGAGCCATCGAGAGTCTAGTCAAGAAGCTGAAGGAGAAGAAAGATGAGCTGGACTCCCTGATAACGGCCATCACCACCAACGGGGTCCACCCCAGCAAGTGCGTCACCATCCAGAGGACCCTCGACGGGAGACTGCAG GTTGCTGGCAGGAAAGGCTTCCCCCATGTGATTTACGCTCGGCTCTGGCGCTGGCCGGATTTGCACAAGAATGAGCTGAAACACGTAAAGTTCTGCCAGTATGCGTTTGACCTGAAGTatgacagtgtgtgtgtgaaccCGTATCACTATGAGCGGGTGGTGTCCCCGGGCATCG GGCTGAGTATTCAGAGCTCAG GCACGCCGTGCCGGCCGGTGAAGGAGGAGTACTCCAATGACTGTGACATGGATCCCCCCCAATGCCTGGCAGCCGCCCAGGACCTGCCACCGTCCATGAACCATGGCTCACTACCTCAGATGCCTCAAGCAGACTCCTACCGACCAACACTTCCTCCTCTAGCATTGCCCAAGAGCCCCCAAACAGCTGTGGGCATGTACCCCAATATACCCATCTCACCCTCAG TGGCCCCTGGATGCCCCCTGTCTTCGCTGACACACGGTGAGGCCATCTTACCCATGGTTCCTCCTCAGCAGATGGTCTCCACCTCTCCCCCTTCTACACCGAACCACAGCTCTCAGAGTAACGGCTACCCGTCCCCCCCCAAGCAGCCGTATCACAGTGAGTATAGTG CTACTTGGACAGGAAGCAACACGGCAGCCTATGCCCCCAGTCCTGCACCCCCGGCTAATGGGAGGGGAAGCCAACAGCCACCGCTGCACCACCCCAACCATTACT GGCCTCTTCACCAGAGTTCTCCGCAGTACTCCCACCCTGTCTCCAATCACCCCg GCCCCGAGTTCTGGTGTTCGGTCGCATATTTTGAAATGGACGTTCAGGTGGGAGAGATCTTCAAAGTGCCATCAAACTGTCCGGTGGTGACCGTGGACGGATACGTGGACCCGTCCGGAGGGGATCGCTTCTGCCTCGGACAGCTGTCCAATGTGCATCGTACAGATACTAGTGAGCGGGCCAG GCTGCACATTGGGAAAGGCGTCCAGTTAGAGTGCCGCGGCGAGGGCGACGTCTGGATGAGGTGTCTGAGTGATCACGCTGTGTTTGTCCAGAGCTACTACCTGGACAGAGAGGCGGGCAGAGCTCCGGGGGACGCCGTGCACAAGATTTACCCCGGGGCTTATATAAAG GTGTTTGACCTGCGGCAGTGTCATCGACAAATGCAGCAACAGGCGGCCACAGCacaggcggcagcagcagcccagGCAGCAGCAGTGGCCGGAACAATCCCAGGCCCAGGATCTGTGGGTGGCATCGCACCAGCTGTCA GCCTCTCAGCAGCTGCCGGTATCGGTGTTGATGATCTCCGCCGCCTCTGTATCCTCCGCCTCAGTTTTGTTAAGGGCTGGGGCCCCGACTACCCCCGCCAGAGCATCAAACAGACGCCATGCTGGATAGAGGTTCACCTACACAGAGCGCTCCAGCTTCTAGACGAAGTCCTTCATACCTTGCCAATGGCGGATCCTAATTCTGTCAACTAA
- the LOC138770374 gene encoding mothers against decapentaplegic homolog 4-like isoform X2, whose product MSLTPPNSSDACLSIVHSLMCHRQGGDNEGFAKRAIESLVKKLKEKKDELDSLITAITTNGVHPSKCVTIQRTLDGRLQVAGRKGFPHVIYARLWRWPDLHKNELKHVKFCQYAFDLKYDSVCVNPYHYERVVSPGIGLSIQSSGTPCRPVKEEYSNDCDMDPPQCLAAAQDLPPSMNHGSLPQMPQADSYRPTLPPLALPKSPQTAVGMYPNIPISPSVAPGCPLSSLTHGEAILPMVPPQQMVSTSPPSTPNHSSQSNGYPSPPKQPYHTTWTGSNTAAYAPSPAPPANGRGSQQPPLHHPNHYWPLHQSSPQYSHPVSNHPGPEFWCSVAYFEMDVQVGEIFKVPSNCPVVTVDGYVDPSGGDRFCLGQLSNVHRTDTSERARLHIGKGVQLECRGEGDVWMRCLSDHAVFVQSYYLDREAGRAPGDAVHKIYPGAYIKVFDLRQCHRQMQQQAATAQAAAAAQAAAVAGTIPGPGSVGGIAPAVSLSAAAGIGVDDLRRLCILRLSFVKGWGPDYPRQSIKQTPCWIEVHLHRALQLLDEVLHTLPMADPNSVN is encoded by the exons ATGTCACTCACCCCCCCGAACAGCAGTGATGCCTGCCTCAGCATTGTGCACAGTCTGATGTGCCACCGCCAGGGAGGGGACAACGAGGGGTTTGCCAAGCGAGCCATCGAGAGTCTAGTCAAGAAGCTGAAGGAGAAGAAAGATGAGCTGGACTCCCTGATAACGGCCATCACCACCAACGGGGTCCACCCCAGCAAGTGCGTCACCATCCAGAGGACCCTCGACGGGAGACTGCAG GTTGCTGGCAGGAAAGGCTTCCCCCATGTGATTTACGCTCGGCTCTGGCGCTGGCCGGATTTGCACAAGAATGAGCTGAAACACGTAAAGTTCTGCCAGTATGCGTTTGACCTGAAGTatgacagtgtgtgtgtgaaccCGTATCACTATGAGCGGGTGGTGTCCCCGGGCATCG GGCTGAGTATTCAGAGCTCAG GCACGCCGTGCCGGCCGGTGAAGGAGGAGTACTCCAATGACTGTGACATGGATCCCCCCCAATGCCTGGCAGCCGCCCAGGACCTGCCACCGTCCATGAACCATGGCTCACTACCTCAGATGCCTCAAGCAGACTCCTACCGACCAACACTTCCTCCTCTAGCATTGCCCAAGAGCCCCCAAACAGCTGTGGGCATGTACCCCAATATACCCATCTCACCCTCAG TGGCCCCTGGATGCCCCCTGTCTTCGCTGACACACGGTGAGGCCATCTTACCCATGGTTCCTCCTCAGCAGATGGTCTCCACCTCTCCCCCTTCTACACCGAACCACAGCTCTCAGAGTAACGGCTACCCGTCCCCCCCCAAGCAGCCGTATCACA CTACTTGGACAGGAAGCAACACGGCAGCCTATGCCCCCAGTCCTGCACCCCCGGCTAATGGGAGGGGAAGCCAACAGCCACCGCTGCACCACCCCAACCATTACT GGCCTCTTCACCAGAGTTCTCCGCAGTACTCCCACCCTGTCTCCAATCACCCCg GCCCCGAGTTCTGGTGTTCGGTCGCATATTTTGAAATGGACGTTCAGGTGGGAGAGATCTTCAAAGTGCCATCAAACTGTCCGGTGGTGACCGTGGACGGATACGTGGACCCGTCCGGAGGGGATCGCTTCTGCCTCGGACAGCTGTCCAATGTGCATCGTACAGATACTAGTGAGCGGGCCAG GCTGCACATTGGGAAAGGCGTCCAGTTAGAGTGCCGCGGCGAGGGCGACGTCTGGATGAGGTGTCTGAGTGATCACGCTGTGTTTGTCCAGAGCTACTACCTGGACAGAGAGGCGGGCAGAGCTCCGGGGGACGCCGTGCACAAGATTTACCCCGGGGCTTATATAAAG GTGTTTGACCTGCGGCAGTGTCATCGACAAATGCAGCAACAGGCGGCCACAGCacaggcggcagcagcagcccagGCAGCAGCAGTGGCCGGAACAATCCCAGGCCCAGGATCTGTGGGTGGCATCGCACCAGCTGTCA GCCTCTCAGCAGCTGCCGGTATCGGTGTTGATGATCTCCGCCGCCTCTGTATCCTCCGCCTCAGTTTTGTTAAGGGCTGGGGCCCCGACTACCCCCGCCAGAGCATCAAACAGACGCCATGCTGGATAGAGGTTCACCTACACAGAGCGCTCCAGCTTCTAGACGAAGTCCTTCATACCTTGCCAATGGCGGATCCTAATTCTGTCAACTAA
- the LOC138770374 gene encoding mothers against decapentaplegic homolog 4-like isoform X3: MSLTPPNSSDACLSIVHSLMCHRQGGDNEGFAKRAIESLVKKLKEKKDELDSLITAITTNGVHPSKCVTIQRTLDGRLQVAGRKGFPHVIYARLWRWPDLHKNELKHVKFCQYAFDLKYDSVCVNPYHYERVVSPGIGLSIQSSGTPCRPVKEEYSNDCDMDPPQCLAAAQDLPPSMNHGSLPQMPQADSYRPTLPPLALPKSPQTAVGMYPNIPISPSVAPGCPLSSLTHGEAILPMVPPQQMVSTSPPSTPNHSSQSNGYPSPPKQPYHSEYSGPLHQSSPQYSHPVSNHPGPEFWCSVAYFEMDVQVGEIFKVPSNCPVVTVDGYVDPSGGDRFCLGQLSNVHRTDTSERARLHIGKGVQLECRGEGDVWMRCLSDHAVFVQSYYLDREAGRAPGDAVHKIYPGAYIKVFDLRQCHRQMQQQAATAQAAAAAQAAAVAGTIPGPGSVGGIAPAVSLSAAAGIGVDDLRRLCILRLSFVKGWGPDYPRQSIKQTPCWIEVHLHRALQLLDEVLHTLPMADPNSVN, translated from the exons ATGTCACTCACCCCCCCGAACAGCAGTGATGCCTGCCTCAGCATTGTGCACAGTCTGATGTGCCACCGCCAGGGAGGGGACAACGAGGGGTTTGCCAAGCGAGCCATCGAGAGTCTAGTCAAGAAGCTGAAGGAGAAGAAAGATGAGCTGGACTCCCTGATAACGGCCATCACCACCAACGGGGTCCACCCCAGCAAGTGCGTCACCATCCAGAGGACCCTCGACGGGAGACTGCAG GTTGCTGGCAGGAAAGGCTTCCCCCATGTGATTTACGCTCGGCTCTGGCGCTGGCCGGATTTGCACAAGAATGAGCTGAAACACGTAAAGTTCTGCCAGTATGCGTTTGACCTGAAGTatgacagtgtgtgtgtgaaccCGTATCACTATGAGCGGGTGGTGTCCCCGGGCATCG GGCTGAGTATTCAGAGCTCAG GCACGCCGTGCCGGCCGGTGAAGGAGGAGTACTCCAATGACTGTGACATGGATCCCCCCCAATGCCTGGCAGCCGCCCAGGACCTGCCACCGTCCATGAACCATGGCTCACTACCTCAGATGCCTCAAGCAGACTCCTACCGACCAACACTTCCTCCTCTAGCATTGCCCAAGAGCCCCCAAACAGCTGTGGGCATGTACCCCAATATACCCATCTCACCCTCAG TGGCCCCTGGATGCCCCCTGTCTTCGCTGACACACGGTGAGGCCATCTTACCCATGGTTCCTCCTCAGCAGATGGTCTCCACCTCTCCCCCTTCTACACCGAACCACAGCTCTCAGAGTAACGGCTACCCGTCCCCCCCCAAGCAGCCGTATCACAGTGAGTATAGTG GGCCTCTTCACCAGAGTTCTCCGCAGTACTCCCACCCTGTCTCCAATCACCCCg GCCCCGAGTTCTGGTGTTCGGTCGCATATTTTGAAATGGACGTTCAGGTGGGAGAGATCTTCAAAGTGCCATCAAACTGTCCGGTGGTGACCGTGGACGGATACGTGGACCCGTCCGGAGGGGATCGCTTCTGCCTCGGACAGCTGTCCAATGTGCATCGTACAGATACTAGTGAGCGGGCCAG GCTGCACATTGGGAAAGGCGTCCAGTTAGAGTGCCGCGGCGAGGGCGACGTCTGGATGAGGTGTCTGAGTGATCACGCTGTGTTTGTCCAGAGCTACTACCTGGACAGAGAGGCGGGCAGAGCTCCGGGGGACGCCGTGCACAAGATTTACCCCGGGGCTTATATAAAG GTGTTTGACCTGCGGCAGTGTCATCGACAAATGCAGCAACAGGCGGCCACAGCacaggcggcagcagcagcccagGCAGCAGCAGTGGCCGGAACAATCCCAGGCCCAGGATCTGTGGGTGGCATCGCACCAGCTGTCA GCCTCTCAGCAGCTGCCGGTATCGGTGTTGATGATCTCCGCCGCCTCTGTATCCTCCGCCTCAGTTTTGTTAAGGGCTGGGGCCCCGACTACCCCCGCCAGAGCATCAAACAGACGCCATGCTGGATAGAGGTTCACCTACACAGAGCGCTCCAGCTTCTAGACGAAGTCCTTCATACCTTGCCAATGGCGGATCCTAATTCTGTCAACTAA